The window ATGGTGTGCTCCGGGGATGCAGTGGGTTGGTGTGGAGCCATTGTTGTCCGGAGCGACAATCAAGAGAACTTCATTGGCCTGATGGTGAATATCGACGGCGGTGATACCTCGCCGAGCGGTTGGCAAGCAATATTGATGTTGACTGATCCGCCGACATCGCGGGCAGGCTCGCTTCCATGGAGAGTGCGTGTCGTCTGCCGGGTGGAACACTGGCGGGCCCGCGGGTTCTACCGGCTACCCCCCAAGCGCAGGAGGCAAGTTCATGTATCAGTTATTCGGCTACAGGCAATCCGGCTCTTCGGCTGTGGAGATCGCCCTGTGCCTGTGTGGCGTGCCTTATCGCCGTGTCGATGCCTATTCGACCGAAGACAACGAGGCGTCGAAAGAGCTACAGGCATTGAACCCTCAGAAGCAGGTCCCGACCTTGCAATTGCCGGACGGTTCGGTGCTGACCGAAGCCGCGGCGATTCTGATCCATCTCGGGCTGGTGTTTCCTGAATCGAAGTTGCTGCCGGACGATCCGACCCAACGTGCTCAAGCCATACGGGGCCTGGTCTATATCGTCGCCAATTGCTACACGCCCATCGGCATCATCGATTTTCCAGAGCGCTGGCTGGTCGACGCGGATGAAGCGACCCGGCAGCAATTGGTGTCGGGCACCCGACAGCGGCTACATCGCAACTGGGCGCTGTTTGCCGACCAGTTTGCGGCCCGTCCTTTTCTCAGCGGTGCCGAGCCGGGAGCGCTGGATATCCTGGCCGCCGTGGTCACGAAGTGGGAAGACACGCGGGAGGCCATGCTGAATGCCCGACCGCCGTTCTACGAGCTACTGGAGCGCATCGACCGCCATCCGCGCATTGCGCCGGTGCTGTCGCTGCACTGGCCCTTGTAGGCGCTGTCGAGCGCAGCGAGGCTGCGGTTTTTCTGAGTAGCAAACGAAAGATTAAAACCGAAAGATCGTCCAAACGCGGCCCGAGCCTTCGGCAGCGCCTACGGGTCAAGGGCATCTCATTTTGGTGGCGGCTTGCTCAACGAGGCCGACAAACTGTCGGACATTCTGCTGATGGGCCGTCACCAGCTCATCGATGCTGCTCCCCGCCGGCGTTTGCAGGCTGTTACGGCAGGTCAGGGTATGGGCTTCGTTGCCCAGCTCGCGCAGGCGCCACTGCACGTCCATGCGGGCATATTGGCCGGGGATCGAATCGAAGCGCTGCACATCCACCCGCAGCAGTAGCTTCGCTGCGCCTGGGTTGCTCAGTTGTTCGTCCAGGCTGCTGCGCAGTTCATCGGCCAGACTGGCGCCCCACCATTGCGTTTCCAGGATCGCCAGCCCGCTGTTGCCTTGGCGGATGACCATTTGCGCGCGGTCCACCTGAGGCGGAACGCTCACCTGCTCGAGCTGGATGTCCATGTTCGTGCGTGGCTGGCCGGCAGGTTGAGCCGGGCTCAGGGTGTGGTACTGGATCGGATCGCCGCGGCAGGCAGCAAGCAGCAGCACCAAGGCAACCAGGGGGAGTTTCAGCATCAGCGGCATGGGGCGTGCTCCTGTGGTCATTCGTTCGCCGGCAATGTGAGGTTTTGCGCCGGTGCATCCTTGGGACGGCCGCGAAGCAATGATTCGGGATGGCGGCTCAGGTAGTCGGACAGCTCGCGCAACGAACGCGACATGCGCCCAAGATCGTCCAGGGTCTGCGTCAGTTGTTCGCGTTGCGGCGAATCTTCGGCCAGGGTCGAGTTGGCCGATTGCAGGGTCTTGCTCACGTCCTGCAACGTGTTTTGCACGCTTGGCAGGGTCTTGCTGTTGAACTGGGCCAGACCTTTGCGCAATTCAACCAGGTTGCCGTTCAGGTTGTTGGCAACGCTTTCCAGGGGCAGCTTGTTGATTCGCTCGACCATCGCCTGCAGTTGTTCCTGCAGTTGCTGGAGACTGCCCGGGATGGTCGGTATACGGACCGGGCGGGCGTTGGCGTCGAAAGTGACTTTTTCAGCCTTGGGGTAGAAGTCCAGCGAGATGTACAACTGCCCGGTCAGCAGGTTGCCGCTACGGGCCTGGGCACGCAGGCCGCGTTCGACGAAACTGCCGATCAGGCGAGCGCCGGCAGCTTCGTCATCCGGGTTGTGATTGAGCGCCTTGAGCAGTTTTTCATGGGCCTTGCCCAGGCGCTGAGGGTAGAACACCACACCGACATTGACCGGGAAGCTGCGCAGCTTCTCGTCAAAATCCAGATTGATGGCGACGACCCTGCCCACTTCGATGCCCAGGAATTCGACCGGCGCTCCGACCCGCAATCCGCGCAATGCCTGATCGAAGCGTAAAGCCAGGTATTGCGCTTTGCCATCCGGCGGGGCCAGGGCGCTCTGCTGGTCGGCAAACAGCTCGAACGTCTTGTCCTCGCTAGCGGGGCTGTCGTTGGGGCTGTATTCCGGTGCCCGAAATGCGATGCCGCCCACCAGCAGCGCCGAGAGTGACTCGGTCTTGACCGCAAAGCCGTTGGCACCGACGTTCACGTCCACGCCGCTGACGTTCCAGAACCGGGTGTTTTCGGTGACGTAGACATCGTTGGGGGCATTGACGAATACGTCGATGTTGACCCCTTTGCCATCGGCATCCAGCGCATAGGACACCACTTGGCCCACCGGAATCTTGCGCAGGTACACCGGCGAGCCGATGTCCAGTGAACCGAGGTCCTGGGAATGCAGGGTGAAGCGCTTGCCCGGTTCACCGTAGGTGATCGGTGGCGGGGCTTCCAGGCCGGTAAAGGACTTGGCACGAACCTTCGATTGACCGGCGTCGGCCCCGATGAAATCCCCTGACAGCAGGGTATCGATCCCGGAAATTCCGCCGGCTCCGATGCGCGGGCGTACGACCCAGAACACCGAGTCCTCGTGCGTGAAGGTCTCCGCCGTCTTGGCCAGCTTGACCGTGGCGGTGACGTTCTTCTGGTCGTCGCTCAATTGCACGTCGGTGACCTGGCCGATGACCACGTTGCGATATTTGACCGGTGTCTTGTTGGCGGTCAGGCCCTGGCCGGTCTTGAAGGTGATGGTGATGGTCGGACCTTCCTGCAGCCAGTTGTTGACCACCAGGGACAGCCCTACCAGCACCGCGATGATCGGCACTATCCATACCAGCGACACCGTCCAGCGGCGGCTGGTGACATGGGCGCGACCTGGTGCCGGTTGCTGCCCGTCAGTGGCTTGCGACTTCATCCATGGCCTCCTCGGATGGTTGGGTGTCCCAGATCAGGCGCGGGTCGAAGCTCATGGCCGACAGCATGGTGAACAGCACCACGAGGCCGAAAAACAGGATGCCCGGTCGCGGTTCGATATCGCTCAGTGCCTGGAATTTCACCAGCGCCGCGACCAGCGCCACCACCAGCACGTCGAGCATCGACCAGTAGCCGATGACTTCCACCAGCCGATACAGTTTCGCCCGCTGGACCTGGGCCCAGGTGCTGCGCCGCTGCACGGTGACCAACAGCAAGGTCAGTACCACGAACTTGATGCCTGGTACCGCGATGCTGGCGATGAAAATGATCAGGGCGATGTCCCAGGCGCCGCCCTGCCAGAATTCGATGACGCCACTGATGATGGTGCTGTCGGCGCCATCCCCGAGCATCTGGGTATTCATCACCGGCAGCAGGTTGGCCGGAATGTAGAACACCAATGCCGCCAGCATGTAGGCCCAGGTACGGGTGAGGGTGTCGGGTTTGCGCCGGTGCAACGGGGCGTCGCAGCGGGGGCAGGTCTCGGGCTCGTCGCTCATGTCACAGGCCAGGCCACAGCTGTGGCACAGGCACAGGTTCAGGTCGCGGGCCAAGGGCGGGGGAGGCAACGGTTCGCGGTTCATAGGTTGTCCCACAAATCGCGCACGTCGCGTCCGGCGATGCGGATCATCAGCAGGCTCAGGGCGGCCAGGGCAAACAGGCCGATGCCCGGCAGCACGTCCAGCAGCCCGGCGAGTTTGATCACCGCCACCAGCGCACCCAACAGGCACACCTCCAGCATGCTCCACGGCCGCAGTGCTTCCAGGCTGCGCATGCACAGACTGAACCCCGGCGCCCGTTGATTGGCGTAGGCGTAGGCCAGCACCCAGATCAGCAATACCAACTGAAAGACCGGGGCAATGATGATCGCCACCGCGGCCACCAGGGCGATGAAGGTGATGGGGCCCTGGCTCAGGGCCACGATGGAATCCCACAGCGTCGCGCTGTTGCTCAGCCCCTGGAGACGGATGCTCATCACTGGATAGATGTTGGCGAAAGCCCACAACACCGCTGCCG is drawn from Pseudomonas rhizophila and contains these coding sequences:
- a CDS encoding glutathione S-transferase family protein, with amino-acid sequence MYQLFGYRQSGSSAVEIALCLCGVPYRRVDAYSTEDNEASKELQALNPQKQVPTLQLPDGSVLTEAAAILIHLGLVFPESKLLPDDPTQRAQAIRGLVYIVANCYTPIGIIDFPERWLVDADEATRQQLVSGTRQRLHRNWALFADQFAARPFLSGAEPGALDILAAVVTKWEDTREAMLNARPPFYELLERIDRHPRIAPVLSLHWPL
- a CDS encoding PqiC family protein encodes the protein MPLMLKLPLVALVLLLAACRGDPIQYHTLSPAQPAGQPRTNMDIQLEQVSVPPQVDRAQMVIRQGNSGLAILETQWWGASLADELRSSLDEQLSNPGAAKLLLRVDVQRFDSIPGQYARMDVQWRLRELGNEAHTLTCRNSLQTPAGSSIDELVTAHQQNVRQFVGLVEQAATKMRCP
- a CDS encoding paraquat-inducible protein A; protein product: MNREPLPPPPLARDLNLCLCHSCGLACDMSDEPETCPRCDAPLHRRKPDTLTRTWAYMLAALVFYIPANLLPVMNTQMLGDGADSTIISGVIEFWQGGAWDIALIIFIASIAVPGIKFVVLTLLLVTVQRRSTWAQVQRAKLYRLVEVIGYWSMLDVLVVALVAALVKFQALSDIEPRPGILFFGLVVLFTMLSAMSFDPRLIWDTQPSEEAMDEVASH
- a CDS encoding paraquat-inducible protein A is translated as MADTDRLIICEHCDAVYEPMVLAAHQKASCVRCGAVIQRYNGLTIEQRLALSVTAAVLWAFANIYPVMSIRLQGLSNSATLWDSIVALSQGPITFIALVAAVAIIIAPVFQLVLLIWVLAYAYANQRAPGFSLCMRSLEALRPWSMLEVCLLGALVAVIKLAGLLDVLPGIGLFALAALSLLMIRIAGRDVRDLWDNL
- a CDS encoding intermembrane transport protein PqiB, with amino-acid sequence MKSQATDGQQPAPGRAHVTSRRWTVSLVWIVPIIAVLVGLSLVVNNWLQEGPTITITFKTGQGLTANKTPVKYRNVVIGQVTDVQLSDDQKNVTATVKLAKTAETFTHEDSVFWVVRPRIGAGGISGIDTLLSGDFIGADAGQSKVRAKSFTGLEAPPPITYGEPGKRFTLHSQDLGSLDIGSPVYLRKIPVGQVVSYALDADGKGVNIDVFVNAPNDVYVTENTRFWNVSGVDVNVGANGFAVKTESLSALLVGGIAFRAPEYSPNDSPASEDKTFELFADQQSALAPPDGKAQYLALRFDQALRGLRVGAPVEFLGIEVGRVVAINLDFDEKLRSFPVNVGVVFYPQRLGKAHEKLLKALNHNPDDEAAGARLIGSFVERGLRAQARSGNLLTGQLYISLDFYPKAEKVTFDANARPVRIPTIPGSLQQLQEQLQAMVERINKLPLESVANNLNGNLVELRKGLAQFNSKTLPSVQNTLQDVSKTLQSANSTLAEDSPQREQLTQTLDDLGRMSRSLRELSDYLSRHPESLLRGRPKDAPAQNLTLPANE